The Theobroma cacao cultivar B97-61/B2 chromosome 2, Criollo_cocoa_genome_V2, whole genome shotgun sequence genome includes the window ATGTGGGTTAATTCTTCCCAACCACCTTCCATGATTGAGACGGCTAGTTCTGGTGTTGATAGGGATTCATTGTCTATTAAACTATATTTTCCTTACAGAGTGGCGTGCCAATTTGGATATGATCAGTCAACTCTACCTAGACCCCCTTTTCTTGAAAACTTTTCCTCTTACACTTTCGTATTCCTTGTTAGTATGCTCAATTGTATTGTggataaattcaaaaattgtgTTGTCCCAGCCTTTGACAGAATAGGTGCCTATACCATTTCTTGGAATGCTTACTGGGGAGATTGTCTTCAGAAATGAACTTCATTTGTCATACTTGATCCTAAAGTGCAGTTGCATGTTCCTTCCATTAGTAATAATGAAGTGACACTTCATTTGATTCACTCTAAGAGGAACAAAACCCCTTGTCAAGTAAGCTTGTTTTTTGCTCttctttatctctttttttttttctcttcattctcACTTAGATATTTGAactctctctatttttttttttaggaagAATCAATTCTAAGTGCAGAAGTGGAAAGACAAGGTATCTCAGAGTTTGAGAGAATAACCATGAGTCCAATGATGAGTCAATTGAGGAGAGGTTCCCAGACATGAGCATCAGAGTTTGGGATGAGAGGTAAATGGTAATGCTATACAAAGAGGTCTAATAGATATAACCGATTTCCTACCCTCTACTATACAAAGTGTTGGCGGAGATGAAGTGAATGACATTACGGGAGTCAGTGATGGTGATGTGGATGCTGCTACTagagttgatgatgatgatgtgaatGCTACTAATGGAGTTGGTGATGACGATGTAGGTGATGCTAATGAAGTTGGTGGTGATGATGTGAATGTCATTAACCAAAATGATTAGAATGCTCTTGGGTTTGGCTTTGGAACATTTCAACATAACAATGCAAATATCATTGCTAAGGGAACCTTTGGAGTTACTCGCAGTATTCAGAACAACTTTGGAATCGATGGTACTCTTGGTGCTACTCGCAACATTTTTTCTTTCGAGGGTGTTCCAAATATTAGTCGCAATGCTTCTTTTCCTGAGGGTGTTCTAAACACTACTTGCAATGGTTCTTCTTCTAGGGGTGTTCCGGATTCTATTCACAATTCTTCCTCTTCTCTTAGAGGTATTTAGAATAACTCAAATAtcatttgtttaattattgttATGCCTCTTTCTTACTACTCACTGTATGCcatcctcttttttttttctgtagAACGTAGAAATGATGCTTCTGACAGTCATTTGGAAGACTTTCATGGCATTCCAGTCATGCCATAACACTTGCAGCTAGTGGAGCATGTCTATAAAGTAGAAGGTGAATTTTGGCATTTTAAACACAAATTCTTGAATAAAGGCATCTGGATAGCTTGGGTACTGCTTTAGAGATTGCTTTCTCCCCATGGGCATGCATTTCTCTCGAAGAATTACAGAAGATGGTGGGTCTTATGGAAGATGTTCTTGTCTCTAGTTGTCACATTATATGCCTTGACACGCTAAGGACAAAGAATACATTATGACAAAGGTTGACAAGCCTAACATAGAGGCTGAGATTAAAGAGCTTGACGCAAGGAAGATGGAGTTGCAAATAAGATTAGCTAGCCTTTCTAA containing:
- the LOC108660633 gene encoding uncharacterized protein LOC108660633; the protein is MGRESLEEFRLCDALNNARVLNAVRVTTKLPIRRESRIKVGLFYKKFNIKGESSPPKYPDHIHELVALLIMWLARYVFPSCPDDGISSSIIPYAIKIAKGMSFPLAPLYLGSLYRRLDLYHSKTAESVGRYRVLTYVDVFFIHMCLWERFRSCAPTSNVYQPPVSFSTNTALRDNYRAWAWHDQNFRDNILKVLDKAYQFIARLYVRSNHGFSDPIIYYDRRPFKIGKLSSHELNFLMWVNSSQPPSMIETASSGVDRDSLSIKLYFPYRVACQFGYDQSTLPRPPFLENFSSYTFVFLLHVPSISNNEVTLHLIHSKRNKTPCQEESILSAEVERQDITDFLPSTIQSVGGDEVNDITGVSDGDVDAATRVDDDDVNATNGVGDDDVGDANEVGGDDGTFGVTRSIQNNFGIDGTLGATRNIFSFEGVPNISRNASFPEGVLNTTCNGSSSRGVPDSIHNSSSSLRERRNDASDSHLEDFHGIPVMP